The following are encoded together in the Bradyrhizobium sp. CCGUVB1N3 genome:
- a CDS encoding carbohydrate ABC transporter permease, with translation MDKTINQKAWFLVLPVFLVVAFSAVIPLMTVVNYSMQDTFGNNQFFWNGVGWFKELLDPSTDLGGRFLASLGRNLFFSLVILAIEVPLGIVIALSMPREGWTVAACLVILALPLLIPWNVVGTIWQIFGRPDIGLLGYTLNSLGLNYNYVSNEIDAWVTVIVMDVWHWTSLVALLCYAGLKSIPDAYYQAAQIDGASRWAVFTAIQLPKMNRVLLIAVLLRFMDSFMIYTEPFVVTGGGPGNSTTFVSIELVKIALGQFDLGKAAALSLVYNLIILIVCWVFYTVMTNAGVERKTQAEKEPAAERKPAGALQPAHALQPKEGVA, from the coding sequence ATGGACAAGACCATCAATCAAAAAGCCTGGTTCCTGGTTCTGCCGGTGTTCCTCGTCGTCGCCTTTTCCGCGGTGATCCCGCTGATGACGGTCGTGAACTATTCGATGCAGGACACCTTCGGCAACAACCAGTTCTTCTGGAACGGCGTCGGCTGGTTCAAGGAGCTGCTCGATCCCTCGACCGACCTTGGCGGCCGCTTCCTGGCCTCGCTCGGCCGCAACCTGTTCTTCTCGCTGGTGATCCTCGCGATCGAGGTGCCGCTCGGCATCGTCATCGCGCTGTCGATGCCGCGAGAGGGCTGGACCGTGGCGGCCTGCCTCGTGATCCTCGCGCTGCCGCTGTTGATTCCGTGGAACGTGGTCGGCACCATCTGGCAGATTTTTGGCCGTCCCGACATCGGCCTGCTCGGCTACACGCTGAACAGCCTGGGGCTCAACTATAACTACGTATCGAACGAAATCGACGCCTGGGTCACCGTCATCGTCATGGACGTCTGGCACTGGACCAGCCTGGTTGCGCTGCTGTGCTACGCCGGCCTGAAGTCGATTCCCGACGCCTACTATCAGGCGGCGCAGATCGACGGCGCCTCGCGCTGGGCGGTGTTCACCGCGATCCAGCTTCCGAAGATGAATCGCGTGCTGCTGATCGCGGTGCTGCTTCGCTTCATGGACAGCTTCATGATCTACACCGAGCCGTTCGTCGTCACCGGCGGCGGTCCCGGCAACTCCACGACCTTCGTCTCGATCGAGCTCGTCAAGATCGCGCTCGGCCAGTTCGACCTCGGCAAGGCCGCGGCCCTGTCGCTGGTCTACAATCTGATCATCCTGATCGTCTGCTGGGTGTTCTACACCGTGATGACCAATGCCGGCGTCGAGCGCAAGACGCAGGCGGAGAAAGAGCCCGCGGCGGAGCGCAAGCCCGCCGGTGCGCTCCAGCCCGCGCATGCGCTTCAGCCCAAGGAAGGAGTGGCCTGA
- a CDS encoding ABC transporter ATP-binding protein, which produces MARIDLVDLAHSYSGNDAAPESFALKPVTMTWRQGGAYALLGPSGCGKTTLLNVISGIITPSRGKILFDGKDITPLSTQKRNIAQVFQFPVIYDTMTVGENLAFPLKNRGVPKADIDKRVAQIGRLLDLEPYLNRKATRLTADAKQKISLGRGLVRNDVAAVLFDEPLTVIDPELKWQLRSKLKALHRELDLTMIYVTHDQTEALTFADTVVVMHDGRVVQSGTPAELFDKPAHTFVGYFIGSPGMNILPAEVKGREARIDGHVIALNRSYDHLPTGAKIEIGVRPEFVDVVAPAPGLLTSKIDRIDDLGRIRFARVRVGDAKLAARAPGGFTSSDGSAGLKFDPSHVHVYADSLLVEGAV; this is translated from the coding sequence ATGGCCCGCATTGACCTCGTCGATCTCGCGCACTCCTACAGCGGCAATGATGCCGCTCCCGAGAGCTTCGCGCTGAAGCCGGTAACCATGACCTGGCGGCAGGGCGGCGCCTATGCGCTGCTCGGGCCTTCGGGCTGCGGCAAGACCACGCTGCTCAACGTCATCTCTGGCATCATCACGCCGTCGCGCGGAAAAATCCTGTTCGACGGCAAGGACATCACACCGCTGTCAACCCAGAAGCGCAACATCGCCCAGGTGTTCCAGTTTCCGGTGATCTACGACACCATGACGGTGGGGGAGAATCTGGCGTTTCCGCTGAAGAACCGCGGCGTGCCGAAGGCCGATATCGACAAGCGTGTGGCTCAGATCGGCCGCCTGCTCGATCTCGAGCCCTATCTGAACCGCAAGGCTACGCGGCTCACGGCGGACGCCAAGCAGAAGATCTCGCTCGGCCGCGGGCTGGTGCGCAACGACGTCGCCGCCGTGCTGTTCGACGAACCGCTGACGGTGATCGATCCCGAGCTGAAGTGGCAGCTCCGCTCGAAGCTGAAGGCGCTGCACCGCGAGCTCGACCTCACGATGATCTACGTCACCCACGATCAGACCGAAGCGCTGACCTTCGCCGACACCGTGGTGGTGATGCATGACGGCCGCGTGGTGCAGAGCGGCACACCGGCTGAGCTGTTCGACAAGCCGGCGCATACCTTCGTCGGCTACTTCATCGGCTCGCCCGGCATGAACATCCTGCCGGCGGAAGTGAAAGGCCGCGAGGCGCGGATCGACGGCCACGTCATCGCGCTCAACCGCAGCTACGACCATCTGCCGACCGGCGCCAAGATCGAGATTGGCGTACGTCCGGAATTCGTCGACGTGGTCGCGCCGGCGCCGGGGCTGCTCACCTCGAAGATCGACCGGATCGACGATCTCGGCCGCATCCGCTTCGCCCGCGTTCGCGTCGGCGATGCCAAGCTCGCTGCCCGCGCGCCGGGCGGCTTCACCAGCTCCGACGGCTCCGCCGGGCTGAAATTCGATCCGTCGCATGTCCACGTCTATGCGGACAGCCTTCTGGTTGAGGGAGCCGTCTGA
- a CDS encoding ABC transporter ATP-binding protein, giving the protein MTVTLDHVSRSVDGVPHISDVSLTLDGGTLNVLLGPTLSGKTSIMRLLAGLDKPTTGRVLVNGKDVTGIDVRQRSVAMVYQQFINYPSLTVFENIASPLRVQGKPREEIEKRVAEAAKLLRLEPFLKRTPLQLSGGQQQRTAIARALVKGADLVLLDEPLANLDYKLREELRAELPRIFEASGAIFVYATTEPSEALLLGGNTVCMWEGRALQMGETSNVYRRPQTLRVAQVFSDPPLNLVGIEKKNGQVAYAGGSSAPASGLYAGLADGPYRVGFRAHQLGLANGQIDRHAFHATVTVTEITGSESFVHLTRDGSNWVAVLHGVHEFEPGQTLDAVLDPQDVFVFDAADRLVAAPSSINT; this is encoded by the coding sequence ATGACCGTCACACTGGATCACGTCAGCCGCTCTGTGGACGGCGTTCCGCACATCAGCGACGTCTCGCTGACGCTCGACGGCGGCACGCTCAACGTGCTGCTCGGGCCGACGCTGTCGGGCAAGACCTCGATCATGCGGCTGCTCGCGGGCCTCGACAAGCCGACCACGGGCAGGGTGCTGGTCAATGGCAAGGACGTCACCGGCATCGACGTGCGGCAGCGCTCGGTCGCCATGGTCTACCAGCAGTTCATCAACTACCCCTCGCTCACGGTCTTTGAGAACATTGCTTCGCCGCTGCGCGTGCAGGGCAAGCCGCGCGAGGAGATCGAGAAGCGCGTTGCGGAGGCCGCAAAGCTCCTGCGGCTGGAGCCGTTCCTGAAGCGCACGCCGCTCCAGCTCTCCGGCGGCCAGCAGCAGCGCACCGCGATCGCGCGCGCGCTTGTGAAAGGCGCCGATCTCGTGCTGCTCGACGAGCCGCTCGCCAATCTTGACTACAAGCTCCGCGAGGAGCTGCGCGCCGAGCTGCCGCGCATCTTCGAGGCCTCGGGTGCGATCTTCGTCTATGCGACGACCGAGCCGTCCGAAGCGCTGCTGCTCGGCGGCAACACCGTCTGCATGTGGGAGGGCCGGGCGCTCCAGATGGGCGAGACCTCCAACGTCTATCGCCGCCCGCAGACGCTGCGCGTCGCGCAGGTGTTTTCGGACCCGCCGCTCAACCTGGTCGGCATCGAGAAGAAGAACGGGCAGGTCGCCTATGCCGGCGGCAGCTCGGCGCCGGCCTCCGGCCTTTACGCCGGTCTCGCCGACGGACCCTATCGCGTCGGCTTCCGCGCCCACCAGCTCGGGCTCGCCAATGGCCAGATCGATCGCCACGCCTTCCACGCCACAGTGACGGTGACCGAGATCACCGGTTCGGAGAGTTTCGTGCATTTGACCCGCGACGGATCGAACTGGGTTGCGGTGCTGCACGGCGTGCACGAGTTCGAGCCGGGCCAGACGCTCGACGCCGTGCTCGATCCGCAGGATGTCTTTGTGTTCGACGCGGCCGACCGCCTGGTCGCCGCGCCCAGCTCCATAAACACGTGA
- a CDS encoding carbohydrate ABC transporter permease encodes MHSIPGRRVIMALFLIFLLLPIYWLVNMSFKTNSEIVSTMTLWPHTPTLQHYKRIFTDESWYSGYINSLEYVVLNTIISITVALPAAYAFSRYRFLGDKHLFFWLLSNRMAPAAVYALPFFNLYSAIGLFDTPWAVALAHCIFNVPLAVWILEGFVSGVPREIDETAFLDGYSFPRFFVKILIPLIASGIGVAAFFCFMFSWVELLLARTLTSVQAKPIAAIMTRTVSAAGMDWGLLAAAGVLTIIPGALVIWFVRNYIARGFALGRV; translated from the coding sequence ATGCACTCGATCCCCGGCCGACGCGTCATCATGGCGCTATTCCTGATCTTCCTGCTGTTGCCGATCTATTGGCTCGTCAACATGAGCTTCAAGACCAACAGCGAGATCGTCTCGACGATGACGCTGTGGCCGCACACCCCGACGCTGCAGCACTACAAGCGCATCTTCACCGACGAGAGCTGGTATTCCGGCTACATCAACTCGCTGGAATACGTCGTCCTCAATACCATCATCTCGATCACCGTGGCGCTGCCGGCGGCCTATGCTTTCTCGCGCTATCGGTTCCTCGGCGACAAGCACCTGTTCTTCTGGCTGTTGTCGAACCGCATGGCGCCGGCAGCCGTCTATGCGCTGCCGTTCTTCAACCTCTATTCGGCGATCGGGCTGTTCGATACGCCCTGGGCGGTGGCGCTTGCGCACTGCATCTTCAACGTGCCCCTGGCGGTGTGGATCCTCGAAGGCTTCGTGTCCGGCGTGCCGCGCGAGATCGACGAGACGGCGTTCCTCGACGGCTATTCCTTCCCGCGCTTCTTCGTGAAGATCCTGATCCCGCTGATCGCGAGCGGCATCGGTGTCGCCGCCTTCTTCTGCTTCATGTTCTCGTGGGTCGAGCTCTTGCTCGCGCGCACGCTGACCTCGGTGCAGGCGAAGCCGATCGCGGCGATCATGACCCGCACGGTGTCCGCGGCGGGCATGGATTGGGGGCTGCTCGCTGCCGCCGGCGTGCTCACCATCATTCCGGGCGCGCTCGTGATCTGGTTCGTCCGCAACTATATCGCGCGTGGTTTCGCGCTCGGCCGCGTGTAA
- the glpD gene encoding glycerol-3-phosphate dehydrogenase: MRLLERIFDLAIIGGGVNGCGIARDAVGRGNTVFLCEMNDLASGTSSWSTKLVHGGLRYLEYYEFRLVREALIEREILWGVAPHIIRPLRFVLPHHAGLRPAWLLRLGLFLYDHIGGRHLLPATRSVDLTKDEVGRPLIPNRYSRAFEYSDCFVDDARLVVLNARDAADKGAEIRTRTRATEIRQSDGVWTVSMVDTITGARSTIRARALVNAGGPWVEDVLGRGAGVNAKAKVRLVQGSHIVVKKLYDHDRAYMFQNADGRIIFVIPYQDEFTLIGTTDRDYDGDPAKVKATAEEIQYLCTAASEYLAKPVKPEDVVWTYSGVRPLYDDGASEAKAATRDYVFELDTPGGGAPLLSIYGGKITTYRRLAEEALERLAPYLRSAKAREGWTGKWPLPGGDMDVSAVDALIADLQRGYSFLSVEHARRLARAYGTRAIKLLGEAKSAADLGQSFGATLTEREVRYLMNNEWAVTAEDIVWRRSKLGLRLSADQIAALDDWIASHAVPQSPLLEAGGRS; the protein is encoded by the coding sequence ATGCGTCTGTTGGAGCGTATTTTCGACCTCGCCATCATTGGAGGCGGTGTTAACGGTTGCGGCATCGCGCGCGATGCGGTTGGCCGAGGCAACACGGTTTTCCTGTGCGAAATGAACGACCTGGCGAGCGGGACGTCGTCCTGGTCGACCAAGCTGGTCCATGGCGGCTTGCGCTACCTCGAATATTACGAATTCCGTTTGGTCCGCGAGGCGCTGATCGAGCGCGAGATCCTCTGGGGCGTGGCGCCCCATATCATCCGCCCCCTGCGTTTCGTTTTGCCGCATCACGCCGGCCTGCGCCCGGCCTGGCTGCTCCGCCTGGGCCTCTTCCTCTACGATCATATCGGTGGCCGCCATCTGTTGCCGGCGACCCGTTCGGTCGATCTGACCAAGGATGAAGTCGGCCGTCCGCTGATCCCGAACCGCTATTCACGCGCCTTCGAATATTCCGACTGCTTCGTCGATGACGCGCGCCTCGTCGTGCTCAACGCGCGCGATGCCGCCGACAAGGGCGCCGAGATCCGCACCCGCACCCGCGCCACCGAAATCCGCCAGTCCGACGGCGTCTGGACCGTCAGCATGGTCGACACCATCACCGGCGCGCGTTCGACGATCCGCGCCCGCGCTCTGGTCAATGCCGGCGGTCCCTGGGTCGAGGACGTGCTCGGCCGCGGCGCCGGCGTGAACGCCAAGGCAAAAGTCCGCCTGGTGCAGGGCTCGCACATCGTCGTCAAAAAGCTCTACGACCACGACCGCGCCTACATGTTCCAGAACGCGGACGGCCGGATCATCTTCGTCATTCCTTACCAGGATGAGTTCACGCTGATCGGCACCACCGATCGCGACTATGACGGCGATCCCGCCAAGGTGAAGGCGACGGCCGAAGAGATCCAATATCTCTGCACCGCCGCGAGCGAATATCTGGCCAAGCCGGTGAAGCCCGAGGACGTCGTCTGGACCTATTCCGGCGTGCGCCCGCTCTATGACGACGGCGCCAGCGAAGCCAAAGCCGCAACGCGTGACTACGTGTTCGAGCTCGACACGCCCGGCGGCGGCGCGCCGCTGCTCTCGATCTATGGCGGCAAGATCACGACCTACCGCCGCCTTGCCGAGGAGGCGCTCGAGCGTCTCGCTCCCTATTTGCGTAGCGCCAAGGCGCGCGAGGGCTGGACCGGCAAATGGCCGCTGCCCGGCGGCGACATGGACGTGTCGGCGGTCGATGCGCTGATCGCGGACCTCCAGCGCGGCTATTCCTTCCTCTCTGTCGAGCATGCCCGCCGTCTGGCGCGGGCCTATGGCACCCGCGCCATCAAGCTCCTGGGCGAGGCCAAGTCGGCGGCCGATCTCGGCCAGTCCTTCGGCGCCACGCTGACGGAACGCGAGGTGCGCTATCTCATGAACAACGAATGGGCGGTGACCGCCGAGGATATCGTCTGGCGGCGCTCCAAGCTTGGCCTGCGACTAAGTGCCGATCAGATCGCGGCACTTGACGACTGGATCGCCAGCCATGCCGTGCCGCAAAGTCCCCTGCTCGAAGCAGGAGGACGCTCATGA